The genomic DNA CCGCGCCGGAGAACGCCAAGCCGTTTTCGTCACGCGGGCGGCCGGCGGCGTTGCCTCCCTATCGGGCCTGGGCATCCTGGCCGGTTTGATCTGAGTCTGTTGGCATCTCGGCAAGAAGGCGGGGCGCAGCTGGCGCACCTCCTTTTGACAATTGCGCCCGGCATGCTGCGACGCAGTGCCGGGGCAACGAGCTGATGGATGACGCTGCGAGAAGGAAGAGCCGGAGGCGCAGAAATAGATATGGAAGGGCGCGGTCTAGAGCCGCACCCTTCCCTCTTTCATCAGCCTTCCAGCCACTTCACCTCGTCGGGCGTCAGCCGGATATCGAGAGCTGAGAGGCTGTCTTCCAGCTCCGCCACAGTGCGCGGCCCGATCAGCGGAATTACCGGGAAGGGCTGAGCGATGACGTAGGCGAGCGCGATATGGATCGGGTTGCGGCCGAGCCTGTTGGCGAGCTCGATGGCGCGGTCGCGGCGTCCGAAATTGCGCTCGGAATACCAGACGCGCACGATCTCCTCATCATCCTTCTTGTCGCGGCCGGCGCGGTCGGTAAAGAAGCCGCGTCCCTGGCTGGACCAGGCGAAGTTCGGGATCTGCTTTTCGTTCAGCCATTTCTTCCAGTCGTCATCGGAGGCGGCGACGCAACCGGCCCAGATCGGATCCAGCATCTCGGCGAGCGAAAAGTTGTTGGAGAGTGCTGCCGGCGCCGTTTTGCCGGTCTTTTCGGCATAAGCGGTCGCCTCGTCGAAACGTGCGCGCGTCCAGTTCGAACCGCCGAAGATGCCGCGAATGCGGCCGCGTTTGACCTCGGCATCCATGGCATCGACAAATTCGCCGACGGGCACGTCGGTATTGTCGCGATGCATGAAATAGATGTCGACATAGTCGGTTTTCAGCCGGGCGAGCGACTGGTCGAGCTGCTTTGCGATCATATCGGGATAGCAGAGCGGCGAATGCGCCCCCTTGCCGATCAGCACGATCTCCTCGCGCGGCACTTTGCGGCTGGTGTGCCAGTCGCCGAAGATCGATTCCGTCTTGCCGGCGCCATAGACATAGGCCGTGTCGAAGGCATTGCCGCCGGCCTCGTAATAGGCGTCGAGCGTCAGCGAGGCGGCGGCGAAATTCGGAAAGAATTCGAAGCCGAGTGTGACGACGGAGGCCGGCTTGGAAATGCCGGGGATCTGGCGTTGCGGAATGCCGCTGCCGCGGGTGACTGCGCCACCGGCAATATTCGTCGTGCGCCGCGTTGCTTTCTCGACGCCATATTCGAGACCGATCGATGCGCGCCACTGATCGAGCACGCGCAGGTTTGCAATCGAATCCGCCCAGCTCATGCCGGGAGAGCTGAATTCGGTCCTGCCTGCGCGGATGGCATCACCCGCCGCGTCGACCTCGAAGGAGTAAAGCCAGCGCTCCTCTTTAATCTCGATGGTTTCCTGTTTGCCGCCCTTGAAGATCTCGATCTTGCCGATGCCGCCCTTGTGGCCGGAGGCGAACCAGAAGTCCTGGACCTCGATCCGTCCCTCCGAACCGATGATGCGCAGCACGTTGTCCTGCTGGGCCATGATCGAGCAGGAGACTTCGGCAATGATCTCGTTCGGGAATTTGAGCACCGCCGAAGCCCATTCATCGACACCGCTCTCTCCGAGATGGCCGACGCCGGAGACCTTCTCCGGTTCGAGGAAAGCCTTGCCCTCGGCGGCGCCGGCAATCAATCTCGCCATGGACACGGGATAGCCGCCGACATCGAGAATGCCGCCACCGGCGGTTTCATTGGCGAAGAGCCGATGCTCCGGCTTATAACTGCCCATGTTGAAGCCGAAGCTCGAGCGGATGATGCGCAGCGTGCCGATGACGCCGCTCCTGATGAGTTCCACAAGCTTTTCCGTCTGCGGATGCACGCGGTACATGAAGGCTTCGCCGGCAAAGACGCCGGCCTTCTTGGCTTCATAATAAACCGCCTCGGCATCATAGGCCGAAAGGGCGATCGGCTTTTCCACGAGAATATGCTTGCCGGCGCGTGCAGCCTTGATGGCCCATTCGGCATGGCCGGTGTGGGGTGTGGAGATATAGATCGCGTCTACTTCCTTGTCGGAAAGCAGCGCCTCGTAGCCATTGACGATGCGGGCGCCGGGGAAGTTGTCGGCAAGTCCCTGTTTGCTGGGATTACGGGTGGCGATTGCCACAAGTTTGCCGGTGCGCGAATGAGCAACGCCATCTGCAAAGGTGCGGGCGATGGTGCCGGGGCCGATGATGCCCCAGCGAATCGGTCGGTCGGAATTCATGGAAAATCCTCTTTCGTCTTTCTGCCTTGGGATTGCGGTTAACGAAGCCGTCTGCCGGCGGCATCGAAAAGAAATGTGCGGTTTGCCGGAAGGCCGACCGTCAGGGTCTCGCGGTTGCCGCTGACGCGCGATTCCGGGCGCTCGATGATCAGCTGCTCGCTGCCGACGGCGGCATAGATGTAGCTGGTATTGCCGAGATGTTCGGCGACGTCGACGCTGACGGTGAGATCGGCATCACCCGCGCCGGCATCGACGAAATGTTCAGGCCGGATGCCGAGCGTTACCTTTGCGCCGGCTTCGATGCGGTCGGCGACAGGCAGCGTCAGGCGCGTCTGCGGATTGCTTTCCAGCGCGATCACTGCCCTGCCCGCCTGCGCCTCGACCACAGCGGCCTTCAAGAAATTCATCTTCGGCGAGCCGACGAAACCGGCGACGAACTGATTGGCGGGATCGTCGTAAAGGTCGAGCGGGGCACCGATCTGCTCGATATTGCCGGCGCGCAGCACGACGATCCTGTCGGCGAGCGTCATCGCTTCCGTCTGGTCGTGGGTGACGTAGATCATCGTCGTGCCGAGCTGCTTGTGCAGCCTTGAGATCTCGACGCGCATCTGCACGCGCAGTTCCGCATCGAGGTTCGACAACGGCTCGTCGAACAGGAAGACCTCGGGTTCGCGGACGATGGCGCGGCCGATCGCCACGCGCTGACGCTGGCCGCCGGAAAGCTGCTTGGGACGGCGCTTCATCAGCTCGGTGATCTGCAGGATTTCCGCAACACGGCCCACACGCCGCTCGGTGTCGGCTTTCGGATTGCCGTTCATGCGCAGGCCGAAGCTCAAATTCTCCTCAACGGTCAGGTGCGGATAGAGCGCATAGGACTGGAAGACCATGGCGATGCCGCGGTCGGCTGGCTCGACGTCGTTGACGACCTTGCCTCCGATCCGAAGCTCACCCGATGTAATATCCTCCAATCCTGCGATCATCCTGAGCAGCGTGGACTTGCCGCAGCCGGAGGGACCGACGAAGACGACGAATTCGCCGTCCTTCACCTCCAGATTGGCGCCATGGATGATCTCGAAGCCGCCGAAGCGCTTGACGATTTTGCTAAGTGAAAGCTCTGCCATGCGGCCCCCCCGATTACTTGATTGCGCCGGCCGCGATGCCGGCGATGAAATGGCGCTGGAGAGCCACGAATACGACGAGGATCGGCGCCGTCAGCAACACCGCGCCGGCCATGATGCCACCCCAGGAAACCTTGGTGAGGCCGATCAGCGTTCCCAAAGCCACCGGCGCCGTCATCATCCCCGGTCTGGAATTGATGAGCAGCGGCCAGAGGTAATTGTTCCACGAGTGCAGGAAGAGAATGATCGCCAATGCCGCCATCGTCGGCCGCGCCAGCGGCAGGGCGATGCGCAGGAAAATCTGCCATTCCTTGACGCCCTCGACGCGGGCCGCATCGAAGAGTTCACCCGGCATCATCGAGAAGGACTGCCGCATGAATAAGACGCCAAGCGAATTGAAGAGCGGCGGGACGATCAGAGCCACCCAGGTGTTTGCCAGCTTGAACTCGCGCGCCACCATGATGAATTGCGGGATGACGACCACGGAGAAGGGAAGCGTGATCGTGCCGAGGATGATGGCGATGACGACCGCGCGGCCGACGAAACGATAACGTGCCAGCGCCCAGCCGGCCATCGAAGTCAGCATCACCGAGAGCGCGGTATAGATGAGCGCCACGCCGATGGAGATCACCATCGCCCCGATGAAATCGGTATCGGCCTGCAGGTTCTTGAAATTCTCCACGAAGTTGGTCGACGGCCACAGCACGATGTCGGGGCTGAAGATGCCGTTGTCGGGCATTGTCGAGAAGACGAACATCATCCACAGCGGAAACAGCCAGATCAGCGCCAACGGCGCCAGCACGGCGTGCAACGCGATCTGACGGGCGAGAAGGGATTGCGATTTGGATTTCATTTCGGGTCCCTCCCGATCCAGAGATTGAGAAGAGAAATCACCACGGCGAGAGCGGCCATCGTATAGGCGATTGCCGAGGCATAACCGAAGTTCAGCGCGGTGAAACCCTGGCGATAGAGGAAGAGGCCGAGTGTTTCCGTGCCGCCGCCCGGACCGCCGCGATTGGTGATGAGGAAGGGTTCGGTGAAGAGCTGCATGGTGCCGATCACCGAGAGTACCACACAGAAGAGGATGATCGGTTTCAAGAGCGGCAGGGTGATGTGGAAAAATTGCTGCACCTTGCTCACCCGGTCGAGCGTCGCCGCCTCGTAGACATCGTCGGGAATGGCCTGCAGCCCGGCAAGGATGATGATGGCGTTATAGCCCGCCCAGCGCCATGTGACGGCGAGGATGATCACTCCCATCGCGGCATTGGCGTTGTCGAACCAGGAGACTGGGCTGAAGCCGACCGCTGAAATCATCTTGTTGATGATGCCGAAATCAAGGCTGAACATCAGCCGGAATACCGCGGCATAGGCGACCTCGCCGACGACGACGGGGGCGAAAAAGGCAAAACGGAAGAGCGGGCGCGCTTTCAACAGCGGCGAATTGAGCATGACGGCCATGACCGTCGCCAGCGCGATCATCACGGGCACCTGGATCACCAGGATGATCAGCGTGTTGTAAAGAGCGTTATAGAAGGCCGGGTCGTAAAAGAGGCGGCCCCAATTGGCCTGGAAGCTGTATTTCCACGGGTTGATGCGCGTGTTCTGAAAGGAAATCAGGAACGAATTGATGATCGGCCAGACCCAGAAGGTGGCAAAGATCAGCAGATAGGGGGCGAGGAACGCATAGGCGCTCCGGGTTCTCAAAGGCATCGAGCCTCCTCCTTACGAACGAATGACCAGCCGCGTTGCAAGCCGGGGAAAGCCGGGCGCTTCACGCGCCCGGCATCGTCATTCATTCCGCGATAGGAAGTCCGGTGGCCGAAGCGATCTGGTTGGCGGCGTCGTCGAGAGCCGCCTTCGCATCGGGATAGCCGCCGGCAAAGAATTTCGCCTGCGTTGCCCTGAAAATGCCCTCGGCATCACTCTGGAAGGCGGTGCCGCGGCTCGGCACGATCTTCGGCAGTGTCGCGAGGATATCGGCCCAGACCTTCTGGCCGCCCCAATAGGGCTGCGGCTCATTGACGAAAGGATCCTTCTCGGCCTCAAGCAGCGACGGCACCAGCCCGAATTCCTTCAGCATGGTGACCTGACCCTCGTTCGTACCAAGGGCGTAGTTGACGAATTTCCAGGCTGCCTCCTTGTTTGCGGAAGCCGCCGAAATGGCGAGCGACGAACCGCCGAGATTGGCGGCATGGGGGCCATCGGCCGTCAGGCTCGGCATTCTGTAGACGCCCCATTTGCCCTTGAGATCGGGAGACGTCGAACGCACGGTGCCTTCATACCAGCCGCCATAGAGCTGGCTTGCGGCCTTGCCGGCGGTATTGGCCTGGATCTTTTCGTCCCAGTTGGCAGCGGTCAGCGTGCCCGCATCCTTCATCTCCTTCACCTTCTGCAGCGCGGCAACGCAGGCCGGCTGGTTGACGGTGATGTTCTGGCCGTCGGTCGAGAAATAGCCGCAGCCCTGTTCGTTGGCGATCATGCGGAACCATTCGCTGTCGCCGTTGAAGTCTGCCTGCGCCATGACGACGCCGGGATTGGCGGCGGAAATCTTTTTGCCGGCGGCGATGAAATCGTCCCAGGTGCTGATCGTGCTCGGATCGACACCGGCCTTCTCATAGAAATCGCGGCGGTAGAAGACGGCAACAGGGCCGGAATCCCACGGCATGGCATAGGCGACATCGCCGACTTCAAGCTCCGTGCGTTTGAAGTCCGGGAATTTCGCCTGGATCTCCGGCGTGTAGCCGAGTTCCTTCAGATTGGCGAAGCAATCCGGGAAGCGGCTCCAGAAGATTTCGGCCTCGAAATTCTCGATGCTGACGATATCAGGCAAGCCGTCGCCGCCCGCAGCGCAGGCTGCAAGCGTCTTGTCGAAGACCTGGCTGTTTCCAAGGTCTTCCACGGTGATCTTGATGTCGGGATATTGTTTATTGAAGCCGGGGAGCGTGGATTTCAACGCCGATGCGGCGACATTCCAGCTCCAGATTGTCAGATTGGCCGACTCCGCAAAGGCGGAACCGGACGCGAGCAGTGCGACGGCAGCGGTCGCGGCGAGAAGTTTGAAGCGCATTGAAAATCCTCCCTTTTCAATTGCCGATCTTTCACGAACGCGGTTAAACTATCCGCAAGGGAGCGGCTGTCTCCTAAAAAGGGAACATGGATTTGGCGGAAAGTAAGGTCGGCACGCGTGCAATTTATCAGCCGGGCGCAAGCAGCATTGAGGGTTCGCCGACGGCGCTGCAGATGTTTCACGCCCATCCGCCTGTCATGGCCATGCCGCACTGGCACGCCCAGGTCGAGGTCAACTATGTCATGCGCGGCACCGTTCACTACCGCATGAACGATCACGCCTTCCGGCTGAACGCCGGGGAAATGTGCCTCTTCTGGGGTGGGCAGCCGCATCAGATGGACGAATCCTCTGACGATTCGCTCTATGCCGGCGCCCACCTGCCGCTCGTCTATTTCTTCCGGCTGCGCCTGCCGATCAGCATTTCCAGCCGTCTGATGAAGGGCGAGACGCTGCTGACCTCGGCAACCGATGCCGCCGACAACGAGAACTTTGCTCGCTGGTTCCGCTATGCCAATTCCGGGGATCCCGCCAAGGCCCAGCACGCCGTGGACGAATTGCTGCTGCGCATCGAGCGTATCGCATTCGAACCCTATTCGATGACGACATCAAAGACGAGCGCCAGCCTGGAAGGCGATCAGCCGCATCCCAATTCCTCGCGCAGCGTCGCGCGCATGTGCGATTTCATCGCCGCCAATTTCCTGCAGGACATTGATTCGGTTGACATCGCCCGCGCTGCCGATCTGCATCCGAAATATGCCATGAACCTTTTCAAGCGATCGACCGGCATGACGCTCAGCAAATATGTGACACTGCTCAGGCTGTCGCGCGCCCAGGCGATGCTGATGAGCGAGGGCGCCAACGTTCTGCAGGTGGCGATGGACAGCGGCTTCGGTTCGATCAGCGCTTTCAACAAATCCTTTCGCCATATCGCCGGCATGTCGCCATCGGATTTCCGCCGCGACATCCGGCTGGTGACGACGATTCCCGCCGGCGCCTTCCGCAATTAACGAACGGCCCTATGCGGCTGAGGGGCTTATCTTCTTTCGGCAAGCTCTATCTGGGTGTCATCGGGATCGCGCAGGAAGGCGACGATTTCGGCGTTGGCTTCGGGCGCGGTCGCTCCTTGACCTCGACGCCGGCTTCCGCCAGACGGGCGAAGGTCTCCTCGACATTGTCGAACAGGAAGGTCAGGGGGCGCAGGCCGGACGTGCCCTCAGGCACGTCAAAGCGCTTTCCGCACCGCCGGCCGTCTGTTGTGTTCTATCGCGGGCATCGCTACGCTCTCGATCCACAGATGGGGTCATCAAAAGACATTTATTCGAAAGGCGGTAACCGCCGACGCGGAAGAGTTGTGCAGTCTCCTGAACGAAATCATTCTCGCCGGCGGAACAACTGCGCTCGAGACACCGCTCACAGCCGCAGAGTTCGCAGACTGGTTCATCGACGGCGATTTCCCGCTTGTATGCCATGTTGCGGAACATGGTCGATCGCTTGCCGGCTTCCAGTCGTTGAGCCTCTATGGCGATCCGCCGAAAGGTTATGCCGATATCGCAACATTTGCCCGCATGAAGCCGAAAATTTCCGGCGTCGGCCGCGCCCTTTTTCAGGCGACGCTGGCAGCAGCCGAGGAGCTCGGCCTCGAATTCATCAACGCCACTATTCGTGCCGACAACGTCGGCGGCCTCGCCTATTACACAAGGATGGGCTTCGAGCCCTATGACAGGCTTCTCCAGGTTCCGCTTTTGGACGGAACGCCGGTCGATCGGATCAAGAAGCGTTTCAAGGTAGACGCCAAGCGCCGCCCGTCATTCTCCGTTTGACCGTTTGAAGCGATCCTGCGTCCAAGGCCCCTTTTTGCACCACGCTTCGTTCAGAGGTCCCCAGCCATGCGCTATTCTTCCGGAAGCCAGGAGCGATAGAGTGGATGATCGGCGGCGATCGGCATCGGCGTCGGCTTGCCGGTGCGTTGCGAGAAATAAGCGGCCGTCACGAGCTCCAGCGAATTGCGGGCGTCCTGCAACGTCACCGGCGGATCCGTGTCTTCGACGATTGCCCGATGGAACAGTTCGAACTGACGGGTATAGCCGTCTTCACCCGGAACATAGGCGGCGAGCACCGCATCGACCCGCGCCTGGTGCTCCTCGGTTCCGGCGGTAAAGACCCAGGGGTCGCGGCCCATCGTATAGGGTTCGAGGATGCTTTCGGCGACGAGGTCGCTGAAGCAGAAACGAAGCCGCGAGATCTCCTTGCGCGAGCCAAGCGTCATTGACAGCGTCGCCAGCGAGCCGTTTTGCATCTTCACCGATAGGGCTGCCGTATCTTCCACCTCGATCGGATTGACCAGCGTCGCGCCATAGGAAAACACCTCGGCGCAGGGCCCATGCACGTAATTCAGCATGTCATGAGCGTGGATCGCGTGACCGAGAAGGCCGCCGCCGAGTTCACTCGCCCACTTGCCGCGCCACGGCACGGCGTAATAATCCGGGCCACGCCACCAATGGGTTTCGATCGTCGTCAGGAACGGCTTGCCGGCAAGCCCGCGATCGATCAGCAGCTTCAGTTTCTGCAGCCCGGAGCCGTAGCGATACTGGAAGATCGGCATCAGCTTTTGGCCGGGGAAGCGGGCGAGGATGCGACCCATCTCGTCGACCTCGGCAATCGAGCCGAAGAGCGGCTTCTCGCAGATCACGTGCTTCCCGGATTCGATGCCCTTGCGGCAGAGTTCGAAATGCGAGCTCGGCGGCGTCGAAATGTCGATAATGTCGAGATCGTCACGGGCAAACAGTGAATCGGTGTCCTGCGTATATTCTCCCACACCGTATTCTTCGCACAGCGCCCTGCCGCGATCCTCGTCCAGCGAGCAGAGCACGGGCACCTCGAAGATATCCTTGTTCCAGCCGAAACCGGCCAGATGCCGCGCAGCAATCCCTGCGCCGATGACGCCGACGCGCAATTTCCTGGTCATGCGATCCTCCTCAGCGGGCGCCGATGCGCGCGGCTTTCGTCTGGGCTTCGAGCGAAAGGCGGCAGACTTCGAACACGTGTTCCTGCGTCATCGCTGTCTGCGTACGGCTGCCGACGTCGGCGGTGAAAGCGTCGAAATAGTCGAGCTTTTCACCGCTGCAATCGATGTGGGTCATTTCCTTGCCGTTGACGAGGAAGAGGTGATCCTTGCCCGGCCGGCCGGCAATGTCGATATACTTGCGCAGCTCGATATAGCCTTCGGTCCCGAGGATGGTCAGCCGCCCATCGCCCCAGGTCGGCAGCGCCTCCGGGGTGAACCAGTCGACGCGGACATATCCCGCCGCCCTCTCGGAGCGTAAGAGCACTTCGCCGAAGTCCTGGAAGGCTGGTTTGTCAGGCATGCCGAAATTGCCGATCGAGCTGGCGATGACCTCGCCTGAGGTCGATCCTGTGTAAAACAGAAACTGGTCGATCTGATGCGAGGCAATATCGACGATGATACCGCCGAAGGCTTCCGGGTCGAAGAACCAGCTGGGCCTGGTCGGCAACTGAAGTCGGTGTGGGCCGACGCCGAGCGTTTGGATCACCTTGCCGATTGCGCCATCGGCTATGAGTTTGCCTGCCTTGACGGCGGAGCGGACGCAATGGCGCTCGGAAAAGCAGATCGAGAAGATTCTGCCTGTCTCGGCGACAGTTTTCTTGACCTCCTCAAGCTGGGAGAATGTCGTGACGCCGGGCTTGTCGGTCATCACGTCCTTGCCCGATTTCATCGCGCGGATGGCAAGACCGGCGCGGTCGCGCGGAATGGCGGAAATGCAGATGACGTCGATCGACGGGTCGTCGAACAGCTTTTCACGGTCGATCTGCGGCGCATCCGGATAGGTCTTATCGAAGGCTTCGCGAAGCGCCGGCACCGAGGTCTGGGGGCAGTAGCCGACGAACTCGCCGCCTGAGGCGAGCAGGCCCTTTACGTGATCGAACGTATGCCCATGGTCGATTCCGACGACGGCAAATCTCAACATTGCTGCAATGTCCTCCAGCGATTTTCTAGGGCCTGGCTGACGCCGGCATCCTCCATGTCGGCCAAAACAGATAACGAAAGTTGCCGCCTGTCAAGGCGAGATCGAGACTGAAAATGTGCAAAGATCGTAATAACCATCTGAAAATAAACGGATATTTTGTATCTAAATAGTTATTTACCGGCTTCTGCACGGAGTTTCGTCAAAAAGCCGCTCACTTGATCCGACCAAACGAAAGTGTTTTTCTCCGCTATCTCTTGCTCCATCCGTGTGAATGTGATCGTTTCAGCCGTCACCGGGCTGGAGGGTGGCAACGATCTTGGAAATTCATAAAGAGCGCACCCGCTTGCGTGTGACGGAGGACTACCATGTCTCATCCCCTTCTCAATGCCGACGCTTCGGCCGGTCTTTTTGTCGGCCGCGTCTGGAATCCCGAGGTCGCCGGACCGAGCATTGTCACGCTTCGGGAGGGGATGCTTGTCGACATCACGTCGCGCGAGGCGCCGACGCTGAGCGCCCTCATCGAGAGGCAGGATGCCGCCGGCTTCGCCCGCGCCGCAAGCGGCAGGGCGATCGGCTCGTTGGAGGAGATCGCCGCCAACAGCAAGGGGACGCCGGATCAAGGGCGCCCCTATCTGTTGGCGCCCGCCGATCTGCAGGCTGTCAAGGCCTGCGGCGTCACCTTCGCCCAATCGATGATCGAGCGCGTCATCGAGGAAAAGGCAGCTGGCAATCCTGACCGCGCCGCTTCGATCCGTGAACGTGTCAGCACGCTGATCGGCGGCAGCCTCACCAATCTCAAGGCCGGTTCGCCGGAGGCTGCCAAGGTCAAGCAGGCCCTGATCGACGAAGGCATATGGTCGCAATATCTCGAAGTCGGCATCGGTCCCGACGCCGAAGTCTTCACCAAGGCGCCGGTGCTGTCCTCCGTCGGCTGGGGGGCGGATGTCGGCCTGCATCCAATCTCCACCTGGAACAATCCCGAGCCGGAGATCGTGCTCGCCGTCAGCAGCCGCGGCGAGATCAAGGGCGCGTCGCTGGGCAACGACGTCAATCTTCGAGATGTCGAAGGGCGCTCGGCGCTGCTGCTCGGCAAGGCTAAGGACAACAATGCCTCCTGCTCGATCGGTCCTTTCATCCGGTTGTTCGACGACGGTTACGGATTGGATGAAGTGCGCAGGGCCGAACTCGACTTGAAAGTGACCGGCGAAGATGGCTTCGTGATGCATGGCAAGAGCTCGATGTCACAGATCAGCCGCGATCCGACCGATCTCGTCAGGCAGACGCTTGGGCCGCATCATCAATATCCCGACGGCTTCATGCTCTTTCTCGGTACGCTGTTTGCTCCAACGCAGGACCGTGACGCGCCGAAGCAAGGTTTCACGCACAAGATCGGCGATGTCGTCGAGATTTCCTCGGCGGGTCTCGGCGCGCTCTTCAATACGGTGCGCCTCTCCACCGAATGCCCGCCCTGGACCTTCGGCATTGCGGCGCTGATGCGCAATCTTGCAAAGCGCGGGCTACTTTAGACCAGACTAAGCTACTGGTTTCGCCGTCTGCCCTGCAGGAGGTCGAGGACCGAGTTTGCCGCCTCCAGAACATTGGTGCCTGGGCCGAACACGGCTGCCACGCCGTGTTCGTGCAGGAATTCATAGTCCTGCCGCGGAATGACGCCGCCGCAGACCACTATGATATTGTCACCCCCCTGCTCTTTCAGTCTGTCGACCAGCTGTGGCAGCAGCGTTCTGTGACCCGCCGCCAGCGACGATACGCCGACCACATTGACTTTTTCGCCAAGCGCCATCTCGACAGCCTCGTCAGGTGTCTGGAACAGCGGACCGGCAAGCACATCGAAGCCGATGTCTCCGAAGGCCGAGGCGATCACCTTGGCGCCACGATCGTGACCGTCTTGACCGAGCTTGGCGACCATGATTTTCGGCCGCTGCCCCATCGCTTCCGTGACCTCCACCATGCGGGTCTTCAGCACGGCGAGTTCCGGCTCGTTGTTATAGGCCTCGCCATAGACACCCTTGATGACGACAGGTGTTGCGGCATG from Rhizobium bangladeshense includes the following:
- a CDS encoding carbohydrate ABC transporter permease, which codes for MKSKSQSLLARQIALHAVLAPLALIWLFPLWMMFVFSTMPDNGIFSPDIVLWPSTNFVENFKNLQADTDFIGAMVISIGVALIYTALSVMLTSMAGWALARYRFVGRAVVIAIILGTITLPFSVVVIPQFIMVAREFKLANTWVALIVPPLFNSLGVLFMRQSFSMMPGELFDAARVEGVKEWQIFLRIALPLARPTMAALAIILFLHSWNNYLWPLLINSRPGMMTAPVALGTLIGLTKVSWGGIMAGAVLLTAPILVVFVALQRHFIAGIAAGAIK
- a CDS encoding ABC transporter ATP-binding protein, giving the protein MAELSLSKIVKRFGGFEIIHGANLEVKDGEFVVFVGPSGCGKSTLLRMIAGLEDITSGELRIGGKVVNDVEPADRGIAMVFQSYALYPHLTVEENLSFGLRMNGNPKADTERRVGRVAEILQITELMKRRPKQLSGGQRQRVAIGRAIVREPEVFLFDEPLSNLDAELRVQMRVEISRLHKQLGTTMIYVTHDQTEAMTLADRIVVLRAGNIEQIGAPLDLYDDPANQFVAGFVGSPKMNFLKAAVVEAQAGRAVIALESNPQTRLTLPVADRIEAGAKVTLGIRPEHFVDAGAGDADLTVSVDVAEHLGNTSYIYAAVGSEQLIIERPESRVSGNRETLTVGLPANRTFLFDAAGRRLR
- a CDS encoding ABC transporter substrate-binding protein, with product MRFKLLAATAAVALLASGSAFAESANLTIWSWNVAASALKSTLPGFNKQYPDIKITVEDLGNSQVFDKTLAACAAGGDGLPDIVSIENFEAEIFWSRFPDCFANLKELGYTPEIQAKFPDFKRTELEVGDVAYAMPWDSGPVAVFYRRDFYEKAGVDPSTISTWDDFIAAGKKISAANPGVVMAQADFNGDSEWFRMIANEQGCGYFSTDGQNITVNQPACVAALQKVKEMKDAGTLTAANWDEKIQANTAGKAASQLYGGWYEGTVRSTSPDLKGKWGVYRMPSLTADGPHAANLGGSSLAISAASANKEAAWKFVNYALGTNEGQVTMLKEFGLVPSLLEAEKDPFVNEPQPYWGGQKVWADILATLPKIVPSRGTAFQSDAEGIFRATQAKFFAGGYPDAKAALDDAANQIASATGLPIAE
- a CDS encoding helix-turn-helix domain-containing protein, whose translation is MDLAESKVGTRAIYQPGASSIEGSPTALQMFHAHPPVMAMPHWHAQVEVNYVMRGTVHYRMNDHAFRLNAGEMCLFWGGQPHQMDESSDDSLYAGAHLPLVYFFRLRLPISISSRLMKGETLLTSATDAADNENFARWFRYANSGDPAKAQHAVDELLLRIERIAFEPYSMTTSKTSASLEGDQPHPNSSRSVARMCDFIAANFLQDIDSVDIARAADLHPKYAMNLFKRSTGMTLSKYVTLLRLSRAQAMLMSEGANVLQVAMDSGFGSISAFNKSFRHIAGMSPSDFRRDIRLVTTIPAGAFRN
- a CDS encoding aldo/keto reductase; protein product: MNSDRPIRWGIIGPGTIARTFADGVAHSRTGKLVAIATRNPSKQGLADNFPGARIVNGYEALLSDKEVDAIYISTPHTGHAEWAIKAARAGKHILVEKPIALSAYDAEAVYYEAKKAGVFAGEAFMYRVHPQTEKLVELIRSGVIGTLRIIRSSFGFNMGSYKPEHRLFANETAGGGILDVGGYPVSMARLIAGAAEGKAFLEPEKVSGVGHLGESGVDEWASAVLKFPNEIIAEVSCSIMAQQDNVLRIIGSEGRIEVQDFWFASGHKGGIGKIEIFKGGKQETIEIKEERWLYSFEVDAAGDAIRAGRTEFSSPGMSWADSIANLRVLDQWRASIGLEYGVEKATRRTTNIAGGAVTRGSGIPQRQIPGISKPASVVTLGFEFFPNFAAASLTLDAYYEAGGNAFDTAYVYGAGKTESIFGDWHTSRKVPREEIVLIGKGAHSPLCYPDMIAKQLDQSLARLKTDYVDIYFMHRDNTDVPVGEFVDAMDAEVKRGRIRGIFGGSNWTRARFDEATAYAEKTGKTAPAALSNNFSLAEMLDPIWAGCVAASDDDWKKWLNEKQIPNFAWSSQGRGFFTDRAGRDKKDDEEIVRVWYSERNFGRRDRAIELANRLGRNPIHIALAYVIAQPFPVIPLIGPRTVAELEDSLSALDIRLTPDEVKWLEG
- a CDS encoding GNAT family N-acetyltransferase, with the translated sequence MRKAVTADAEELCSLLNEIILAGGTTALETPLTAAEFADWFIDGDFPLVCHVAEHGRSLAGFQSLSLYGDPPKGYADIATFARMKPKISGVGRALFQATLAAAEELGLEFINATIRADNVGGLAYYTRMGFEPYDRLLQVPLLDGTPVDRIKKRFKVDAKRRPSFSV
- a CDS encoding Gfo/Idh/MocA family protein, whose amino-acid sequence is MTRKLRVGVIGAGIAARHLAGFGWNKDIFEVPVLCSLDEDRGRALCEEYGVGEYTQDTDSLFARDDLDIIDISTPPSSHFELCRKGIESGKHVICEKPLFGSIAEVDEMGRILARFPGQKLMPIFQYRYGSGLQKLKLLIDRGLAGKPFLTTIETHWWRGPDYYAVPWRGKWASELGGGLLGHAIHAHDMLNYVHGPCAEVFSYGATLVNPIEVEDTAALSVKMQNGSLATLSMTLGSRKEISRLRFCFSDLVAESILEPYTMGRDPWVFTAGTEEHQARVDAVLAAYVPGEDGYTRQFELFHRAIVEDTDPPVTLQDARNSLELVTAAYFSQRTGKPTPMPIAADHPLYRSWLPEE
- a CDS encoding carbohydrate ABC transporter permease produces the protein MPLRTRSAYAFLAPYLLIFATFWVWPIINSFLISFQNTRINPWKYSFQANWGRLFYDPAFYNALYNTLIILVIQVPVMIALATVMAVMLNSPLLKARPLFRFAFFAPVVVGEVAYAAVFRLMFSLDFGIINKMISAVGFSPVSWFDNANAAMGVIILAVTWRWAGYNAIIILAGLQAIPDDVYEAATLDRVSKVQQFFHITLPLLKPIILFCVVLSVIGTMQLFTEPFLITNRGGPGGGTETLGLFLYRQGFTALNFGYASAIAYTMAALAVVISLLNLWIGRDPK